In the genome of Pontibacillus halophilus JSM 076056 = DSM 19796, one region contains:
- a CDS encoding EcsC family protein has protein sequence MSKERVIHDIRSWEEQWEKYRANDFELMYDQWLRQSVDGMGEKSRKRMFHQIDQWLFHTHSYIHGTAFQSEARERILTSGRIFNEEVHELHDMKKLSIDQLSYLAHQHMSKGKIYSFAQGGLTGTGGFILLGVDFPLMMILNLRAVQLISLTFGYEVNHPYEMMISLKVFHAATLPKRLQRQAWNELKEEIKHQDTRFPYFYEGDEELADVTWLEQPLRQLTKTLFIVMFRKKLIQGLPIVSMVAGATMNYQLTRQVTEFALRFYQYRNLYEQGELS, from the coding sequence GTGAGTAAAGAAAGGGTCATTCACGATATTCGGTCTTGGGAGGAACAGTGGGAGAAGTATCGCGCGAACGATTTTGAGCTCATGTATGACCAATGGTTGCGCCAATCAGTTGACGGGATGGGGGAGAAGTCCAGGAAGAGAATGTTCCATCAAATTGACCAATGGCTGTTTCATACTCATTCGTACATACACGGGACGGCTTTTCAAAGTGAGGCGAGAGAGCGAATTCTGACTAGCGGCCGTATCTTTAATGAAGAGGTTCATGAACTACATGATATGAAGAAGCTCTCGATTGACCAGTTGTCTTACTTAGCACACCAGCATATGTCGAAAGGGAAGATTTATTCATTTGCCCAAGGGGGGTTAACGGGGACAGGAGGGTTCATCCTCCTTGGTGTGGATTTTCCACTAATGATGATTTTAAACTTGCGGGCTGTCCAACTGATTTCTTTAACATTTGGCTACGAAGTGAATCATCCGTACGAGATGATGATTTCGTTGAAAGTATTCCATGCAGCAACATTGCCTAAGCGGCTTCAGAGACAAGCCTGGAATGAGCTGAAGGAAGAAATCAAGCATCAAGATACACGGTTTCCTTATTTCTATGAAGGGGATGAGGAGCTGGCGGATGTAACATGGCTTGAGCAACCACTGAGGCAGTTGACCAAGACGTTGTTTATCGTTATGTTCCGCAAGAAACTGATACAAGGTTTACCGATTGTTAGCATGGTTGCAGGTGCGACGATGAACTATCAGTTAACGCGGCAAGTGACGGAATTTGCTCTTCGCTTTTATCAATATCGAAATTTATATGAACAAGGGGAACTTTCATGA
- a CDS encoding MogA/MoaB family molybdenum cofactor biosynthesis protein: MTVEAHIRKNMQPVRCSVITVSDTRDETTDRSGKLMMELLEEQGQSLSSYRIVKDEEELIQEAIMAEVQRDDVDVVLLNGGTGIAKRDVTIEVVESMADKIISGFGELFRMLSYTEDIGTAAMLSRATGAVVRSTGVFATPGSSGAVKLAMERLILPELVHIRNELKK, translated from the coding sequence ATGACTGTAGAAGCACACATAAGAAAGAACATGCAACCGGTGCGTTGTAGTGTGATTACTGTTAGTGATACGAGGGATGAAACGACGGACCGCAGTGGGAAATTAATGATGGAGTTGCTTGAGGAACAAGGTCAATCTCTTTCAAGCTATAGGATTGTGAAAGACGAGGAAGAGTTGATTCAGGAAGCCATTATGGCAGAAGTTCAACGTGATGACGTGGATGTGGTCCTTCTGAACGGGGGAACGGGCATTGCCAAACGAGATGTGACGATTGAAGTTGTAGAATCTATGGCAGACAAGATCATATCGGGATTTGGTGAATTGTTTCGAATGTTAAGTTACACAGAGGATATTGGCACAGCAGCTATGCTATCTCGAGCAACGGGGGCTGTGGTTCGTTCGACTGGCGTTTTTGCTACCCCTGGTTCTAGTGGAGCCGTGAAGCTTGCGATGGAACGATTAATCTTACCAGAATTGGTTCATATACGGAATGAATTGAAGAAGTAA
- a CDS encoding helix-turn-helix domain-containing protein, translating to MYGERIREIRHRKRMSLSELAALSGISKSYLSQIEREKQQNPSIQLLSKIAKALNVSIHDIIQLEKETEDQRAVTSLKHQLTFQAGKEKDWEIIKQLEEVIDLLKERNRM from the coding sequence ATGTATGGAGAACGAATTCGGGAAATCCGTCATCGAAAGCGGATGTCTCTATCAGAGCTAGCTGCTTTATCAGGCATATCCAAATCGTACTTAAGTCAAATCGAGCGTGAGAAACAGCAAAATCCGAGTATTCAGCTCCTATCCAAAATCGCAAAAGCATTAAACGTAAGCATCCATGATATTATTCAATTGGAGAAAGAGACCGAAGACCAGCGAGCGGTCACTTCATTAAAGCACCAGCTAACGTTCCAGGCGGGCAAGGAGAAGGATTGGGAGATTATCAAGCAGCTCGAAGAAGTCATTGATCTGTTAAAAGAGAGGAACAGGATGTAA
- the sinI gene encoding DNA-binding anti-repressor SinI produces the protein MDKENEKQWVLLLKEAKQLGLTVDEVKDFLNEKKNHVVKCKIG, from the coding sequence TTGGATAAGGAGAATGAGAAGCAGTGGGTCTTGTTGCTTAAAGAAGCGAAGCAACTAGGTTTGACCGTAGATGAGGTTAAAGATTTCCTGAATGAAAAGAAGAATCATGTCGTAAAATGTAAAATTGGGTAG
- a CDS encoding helix-turn-helix domain-containing protein produces the protein MIGERIKTLRLGQDLTLSQLAERANVAKSYLSSIERNVQQNPSIQFLEKVSRVLDVSVDRLLHGEDEDTLDSEWMQLVHEAMESGVSKEQFKEFLEFNKWRLNQDKDT, from the coding sequence GTGATCGGGGAACGTATTAAAACGCTTCGCTTAGGTCAAGATTTAACATTATCTCAACTTGCAGAACGAGCGAATGTTGCGAAATCCTACTTAAGCTCAATTGAAAGAAATGTTCAACAAAACCCTTCCATTCAATTTTTGGAGAAAGTATCACGGGTATTGGATGTGTCCGTAGACCGTTTGTTGCATGGAGAAGACGAGGATACTCTTGACTCGGAGTGGATGCAACTTGTTCACGAAGCAATGGAGTCCGGCGTAAGCAAAGAGCAGTTCAAAGAATTTCTGGAATTCAATAAATGGCGACTCAATCAAGATAAAGATACATAA
- a CDS encoding universal stress protein — translation MFEYNRIVCAVDGSKTSAHAFQKAVEIAKRNEAALLIAHVVDTRSFATVEAYDRVVAERADSYASDLLEDYEKQATSSGLNEVSTSITYGSPKLKIAKEVAPKFHADLIICGATGLNALERFFIGSVSEHITRYATCDVLVVRKQQDES, via the coding sequence ATGTTTGAATATAATCGTATTGTTTGTGCAGTTGATGGTTCTAAGACGTCAGCACATGCGTTTCAGAAAGCCGTGGAAATAGCGAAACGAAATGAAGCTGCTCTGTTAATTGCCCATGTAGTGGATACCCGTTCCTTTGCGACGGTAGAAGCCTATGACCGTGTTGTTGCAGAGCGAGCCGACTCGTATGCGTCCGATTTACTTGAAGATTATGAGAAGCAGGCTACGTCCTCTGGTCTTAATGAGGTGTCTACATCGATTACGTACGGTTCCCCTAAGTTGAAGATTGCGAAAGAAGTGGCACCGAAATTCCACGCAGACTTAATTATTTGTGGAGCGACTGGTTTAAATGCACTGGAACGATTCTTTATTGGAAGCGTCTCTGAACATATTACGCGGTATGCAACGTGCGATGTACTCGTCGTACGTAAACAGCAAGATGAATCCTAA
- a CDS encoding purine-cytosine permease family protein: MNMGHSEQHKSIRIERYGLESVPIEERTTSWYRYAFIQFTMSANTGNFLIPALAVMNGGLPFLTAVFYTSIGALLAFLFVSLLTLPGSKYGIPAQYAIRSILGGKGARLVSSPIRSITSLYWFSVQTIGGTYVLQQFLSRTTGNEIPFLFLSVPLAILMVTLATIGFQAFKQATTYFLPVLLLGELVMLSLYFTTEEPATSLLTSNPMLQREHIKVGLFYASLAFVQYVSGVSASADVTRYAVTPKQGAYGLFVGNALGFLMTAVLGSGAATLFNDVNPYVATSEQAAFLWLIGLITLTALLSMLSININNAYTGGYSLLNTFSSLSRVKSALIFGSLGVVLSSFPTIVTQAEYYIRLLGGLIVPLSAVIVVDFLVVKRASLSEGDFHVMTEGDTLFLSPFVTIGIGTLVYFSLPYEQSSGFIAFIVTAMSYYIATKLSSN; this comes from the coding sequence ATGAATATGGGTCATTCAGAACAACATAAATCAATCAGGATTGAACGCTACGGTCTTGAATCCGTTCCCATTGAAGAACGGACCACTTCATGGTACCGCTATGCCTTTATACAATTTACGATGTCTGCAAATACCGGGAACTTCTTAATTCCTGCTCTCGCCGTTATGAACGGTGGTTTACCGTTCTTGACAGCTGTCTTCTATACTTCAATCGGAGCTTTGCTCGCGTTTCTTTTTGTATCGTTGTTAACCTTGCCAGGATCTAAATATGGGATTCCAGCTCAATATGCAATCCGTTCCATTCTAGGTGGGAAAGGAGCACGCTTGGTGTCTTCTCCAATTCGAAGCATAACTTCTTTGTATTGGTTCAGTGTCCAAACCATCGGTGGAACCTATGTGCTTCAGCAGTTTCTTTCACGCACGACAGGGAACGAAATCCCCTTTCTCTTCCTTTCAGTCCCACTGGCCATCCTAATGGTCACACTAGCCACAATTGGATTTCAAGCGTTTAAGCAGGCTACTACGTACTTCTTGCCCGTGTTGTTACTAGGTGAATTAGTTATGCTCTCTTTATACTTTACTACAGAAGAACCAGCAACTTCACTTCTAACGTCTAACCCAATGCTCCAAAGAGAACATATAAAGGTGGGGCTCTTCTATGCCAGTCTTGCCTTTGTTCAGTATGTATCAGGTGTCAGCGCTTCAGCAGACGTAACAAGGTATGCCGTTACCCCTAAGCAAGGAGCGTATGGGCTGTTTGTTGGGAACGCACTCGGTTTCCTTATGACCGCCGTACTAGGGAGCGGGGCAGCAACATTATTTAATGATGTTAATCCATACGTAGCAACGAGTGAACAGGCCGCATTCCTGTGGCTCATCGGGCTCATCACGTTAACCGCTCTGTTATCTATGTTATCCATCAATATCAATAATGCCTACACAGGTGGTTACAGCCTGCTGAACACGTTCTCTTCTCTTTCTCGCGTTAAGAGTGCACTGATCTTTGGAAGTTTAGGAGTTGTATTGAGCTCCTTTCCTACAATCGTGACACAGGCAGAATATTATATTCGTTTGCTAGGCGGGCTCATTGTCCCTTTGTCTGCAGTTATCGTGGTTGACTTTCTTGTCGTTAAACGAGCATCTTTATCTGAAGGAGATTTTCACGTCATGACGGAAGGAGACACGCTATTTCTTAGTCCTTTTGTCACTATCGGAATAGGTACGCTCGTTTATTTTTCGTTGCCTTACGAACAATCATCTGGATTTATTGCATTTATCGTAACTGCCATGAGCTATTACATCGCTACCAAACTCTCTTCAAACTAA
- a CDS encoding SDR family oxidoreductase, protein MREGGYMMRHAIITAGSKGLGRKVAEQLLEKGYSVTVTYRSDEAKALQLVETYPHLKDSIQLLQVDVTKQADLEHMVDAAYKRFGRVDIMINNAGPYIFERKKLMDYTDEEWNRMIRGNLDAVFYTLKKVVPIMRDQQFGRIVNYGFQGADSGVGWIYRSAFAAAKSGLASLTKTIAYEEAEYGITSNMVCPGKIVGEMKEASIDSSRPHYDSETPIGRAGTGEDIARSILFFIGDEADMVTGTVLQVDGGKEIIHKYRQ, encoded by the coding sequence ATGAGAGAAGGAGGCTATATGATGCGACATGCTATTATTACTGCAGGCTCAAAAGGATTAGGTCGTAAAGTTGCTGAACAATTATTAGAGAAAGGATATTCCGTTACCGTTACTTATCGCTCTGACGAAGCGAAAGCGCTCCAATTGGTTGAGACCTATCCCCACTTGAAAGATTCAATCCAACTCCTTCAGGTAGATGTGACGAAACAAGCTGATCTTGAACATATGGTAGACGCAGCGTACAAACGATTTGGCCGTGTGGACATTATGATAAATAATGCTGGGCCGTATATATTCGAGAGGAAGAAATTAATGGATTATACTGACGAGGAATGGAATCGGATGATTCGTGGCAACTTAGATGCCGTGTTTTACACACTGAAGAAGGTTGTCCCGATTATGAGAGACCAGCAATTTGGCCGAATCGTTAATTATGGATTCCAAGGTGCGGATTCTGGTGTCGGATGGATTTACCGCTCTGCCTTCGCGGCTGCCAAATCAGGGTTAGCTTCCTTAACGAAGACGATTGCTTACGAAGAAGCTGAATACGGAATTACATCTAATATGGTCTGTCCGGGGAAAATCGTAGGGGAGATGAAAGAAGCCTCCATTGATTCGTCGCGTCCCCATTATGATTCTGAGACTCCAATTGGAAGAGCTGGAACGGGTGAAGACATTGCTAGAAGTATTCTATTCTTTATTGGGGATGAAGCCGATATGGTAACAGGTACGGTGCTCCAAGTGGATGGAGGAAAGGAAATTATTCACAAATATCGACAATAA
- the ald gene encoding alanine dehydrogenase, whose protein sequence is MRIGIPKEIKNNENRVAITPAGVMTLLHAGHEVVVEQDAGIGSGFTNEEYQEAGAQVVATAREAWGQEMVMKVKEPLKEEYDYFYEGLILFTYLHLAAEPELTKALIERKVIGIAYETVQSSNGSLPLLTPMSEVAGRMSAQIGAQFLEKSRGGMGILLGGIPGVRRGKVTVIGGGVVGTNAAKIASGLGADVTIVDLNPERLRQLDDIFGSSINTLMSNPLNIQEAIQESDLVIGAVLIPGAKAPKLVTEEMVSNMMEGSVIVDVAIDQGGIFETTDRITTHDNPTYEKHGVLHYAVANMPGAVPRTSTIGLTNVTVPYALQLANKGYQQAAKDNEPLCKGINTINGYVTYKAVAESHQLDYADIHDLLSQ, encoded by the coding sequence ATGCGGATCGGTATACCGAAAGAAATTAAGAATAATGAGAATCGAGTGGCCATCACTCCGGCAGGGGTAATGACGCTCTTACATGCGGGGCATGAAGTAGTTGTGGAACAAGATGCAGGTATAGGTTCTGGTTTCACTAACGAAGAGTATCAGGAAGCGGGAGCGCAGGTCGTGGCGACTGCCAGAGAAGCTTGGGGACAGGAAATGGTCATGAAAGTAAAAGAACCTCTTAAAGAAGAGTACGATTATTTCTATGAAGGCTTAATCTTATTTACATACCTTCACTTGGCAGCGGAACCTGAATTAACGAAGGCGTTAATCGAGCGCAAAGTCATTGGCATCGCATATGAAACCGTACAGTCATCGAATGGGTCTTTACCTTTATTAACACCTATGAGCGAAGTGGCTGGCCGAATGTCTGCACAAATAGGCGCCCAATTTCTAGAGAAATCACGCGGAGGTATGGGAATCTTGCTTGGTGGAATTCCTGGAGTTCGTCGAGGTAAGGTGACTGTCATTGGGGGTGGCGTAGTAGGTACAAACGCAGCGAAGATTGCTTCGGGACTTGGTGCCGATGTGACCATTGTCGATTTAAATCCAGAACGTCTACGTCAACTTGATGATATCTTCGGTTCTTCCATTAACACACTCATGTCTAATCCTTTGAATATCCAAGAGGCCATTCAAGAATCGGACTTAGTCATAGGTGCCGTGCTCATACCAGGAGCGAAAGCACCGAAGCTTGTGACTGAAGAAATGGTTTCCAATATGATGGAAGGTTCTGTGATTGTAGACGTTGCCATTGACCAAGGTGGAATCTTTGAAACAACAGACCGAATCACGACTCATGACAATCCAACTTACGAGAAGCATGGCGTACTTCATTATGCTGTAGCCAACATGCCGGGAGCAGTACCTCGAACATCTACAATTGGATTAACCAATGTTACGGTCCCATACGCATTGCAGCTAGCCAATAAAGGCTATCAACAAGCCGCGAAGGATAACGAACCGCTATGTAAAGGAATCAATACGATTAACGGTTATGTTACGTATAAGGCTGTTGCTGAATCTCATCAACTAGATTATGCGGACATTCATGATTTACTTTCCCAATAA
- a CDS encoding PspA/IM30 family protein — protein sequence MFTFFKRLRTLVGSELNALLDRAEDPVKMLDQFMREMETEIKEVESAVAVQMANEKMMKRKYEDEKSFVEKRDEQAMKALEAGDEDLARRTIADKHNHEEQMNQLNNSYEQASMDVRELKDKLEHMKNEYQEMKVKKDSLQARAQAAQTKTKVNRALNTFGSEHSKHGFERMEKKVLQYEAEAETTEEMKHTNHSLDDELHALEDNRVDAELARMKERANKHG from the coding sequence ATGTTTACATTTTTCAAACGTTTGAGGACACTTGTGGGATCAGAATTAAATGCGCTACTCGATCGTGCGGAAGACCCAGTTAAGATGCTTGATCAGTTTATGAGAGAAATGGAAACAGAAATAAAAGAAGTAGAATCTGCTGTAGCTGTCCAAATGGCCAATGAGAAGATGATGAAGAGGAAGTATGAAGATGAGAAGTCGTTCGTAGAGAAACGAGACGAACAAGCGATGAAAGCATTAGAAGCAGGAGACGAAGATCTCGCACGTCGGACGATTGCAGACAAGCACAATCATGAAGAGCAAATGAATCAACTGAACAACTCTTATGAACAGGCATCTATGGATGTAAGAGAGCTGAAGGATAAATTAGAACATATGAAAAATGAGTATCAAGAAATGAAAGTAAAGAAAGATTCATTACAAGCCCGTGCACAAGCCGCCCAAACGAAAACAAAAGTAAACCGTGCTCTAAATACCTTTGGTAGTGAGCACTCTAAGCATGGATTTGAGCGGATGGAGAAGAAGGTGCTTCAATATGAAGCAGAGGCTGAAACGACAGAAGAGATGAAGCATACGAATCACTCACTAGACGATGAATTACATGCATTAGAGGATAACCGTGTAGACGCTGAGCTTGCCAGGATGAAAGAGCGTGCCAATAAGCACGGTTAA
- a CDS encoding metal-dependent hydrolase — protein MNVSFHGHAVVKVEANGKTILFDPFINGNEGTDLDASSVQADVILLTHGHGDHVGDTVEIAKRNDALVVATAELATYLSFKGVNVHPMHIGGAHEFDFGTVKFTQAFHGSSFTEEENQSIVYTGMPGGILLTIDGKTVYHMGDTGLFSDMKLIGERNDIDLAFVPIGDNFTMGPEDATIAAQWIQAKQVVPVHYNTWPLIAQDGNAFAKGLPDGIGKALAIGESIEL, from the coding sequence GTGAATGTATCGTTCCATGGACACGCAGTCGTAAAGGTAGAAGCAAATGGGAAAACAATTTTATTCGATCCATTCATCAATGGAAATGAAGGTACAGACCTTGATGCGAGTTCTGTGCAAGCAGATGTCATCTTACTAACTCATGGACATGGAGATCACGTCGGAGACACGGTTGAGATTGCCAAACGAAATGATGCACTCGTTGTAGCTACAGCAGAGCTCGCAACGTATTTAAGCTTCAAAGGCGTGAACGTTCATCCGATGCATATTGGCGGTGCACACGAATTTGACTTTGGTACCGTTAAATTTACACAGGCCTTTCATGGCTCTAGCTTCACAGAAGAAGAGAATCAATCGATTGTCTATACTGGGATGCCTGGAGGAATTCTGTTAACGATTGACGGGAAAACAGTCTATCATATGGGTGACACAGGGTTGTTCTCTGATATGAAGCTAATTGGTGAACGAAATGACATTGATTTAGCATTTGTTCCGATTGGGGATAACTTTACGATGGGGCCTGAAGACGCTACAATTGCCGCACAATGGATTCAGGCAAAGCAGGTGGTCCCAGTACATTACAATACGTGGCCACTAATCGCTCAAGATGGTAATGCATTTGCGAAGGGATTACCAGATGGCATTGGGAAAGCGCTAGCAATAGGAGAATCTATCGAATTATAG
- a CDS encoding histidine phosphatase family protein, with protein MIAYFTRHGQTKWNTEHRMQGRQNSPLTSLGKEQAHWLGHRLKHTRIDHIVASPSERTKETAGIVNEYLNVPLSTDERIMEIAMGEWEGKTKAEIEKEYPESAHHFWNEPHLFQSHGGESFHDVHARVTDVINDVSERYQGEHVLFVTHGTMLKVLQVMLEEKDIEQLWEGAYMQPTSLSKVSFEEEHPSIFFMGDTSHYRVD; from the coding sequence ATGATTGCTTATTTTACTAGACATGGACAAACAAAATGGAATACTGAACATCGTATGCAAGGCAGACAAAACTCTCCATTAACGTCGCTTGGGAAGGAACAAGCCCATTGGCTTGGTCACCGATTGAAGCATACAAGGATTGACCATATCGTTGCGAGCCCTTCTGAGAGAACGAAAGAAACGGCTGGTATTGTGAATGAATATTTAAATGTACCCCTCTCCACTGATGAACGCATTATGGAGATTGCGATGGGGGAATGGGAAGGGAAAACAAAAGCAGAGATTGAGAAGGAATATCCTGAGTCCGCTCATCATTTCTGGAATGAACCCCATTTGTTTCAATCTCACGGGGGAGAAAGTTTCCATGACGTACATGCGCGTGTAACAGATGTGATTAACGATGTTTCAGAACGATATCAAGGTGAGCATGTTCTGTTTGTCACACATGGCACAATGCTTAAGGTTCTTCAGGTTATGTTGGAGGAGAAAGACATTGAGCAGTTGTGGGAGGGCGCTTATATGCAGCCTACGAGTCTGTCTAAAGTGTCGTTCGAAGAAGAACATCCTTCGATCTTCTTTATGGGAGATACCTCGCATTATCGGGTAGACTAG
- a CDS encoding CBS domain-containing protein: MATKHEQILQHIDSLPIGTKISVRGIAKALDVSEGTAYRAIKEAENQGSVSTIERVGTIRIEKKKKDNIERLTFAEIINIVDGQVLGGRAGLYKTLSKFVIGAMKLDAMMRYTEAGSLLIVGNRTNAHELALKEGAAVLITGGFDTDEHVKKLADEKELPIISTSYDSFTVATMINRAIYDQLIKKEIVLVDDIYTTFEHSYYLHTVDSVRAWHDLNQKTTHSRYPVVDAHMKVVGMVTSKDIIGKSHDITIDKVMTKQPMTVKQQTSLANAAHMMVWEGIELMPVVDQQHKLKGIISRQDVLKALQQLQRQPQVGETIEDSITSQVEELHTELGPMYEVTITPQMTNVLGTLSYGVFTSLVTEASSRMLHQHKKGDIVVENLSVYFIKPVQLESVLSIQPKILEVGRKFAKVDVEVFHEKSVVGKALLMAQLIDR; the protein is encoded by the coding sequence GTGGCTACAAAGCATGAGCAAATTCTGCAACACATAGATTCCTTGCCCATTGGAACAAAGATATCCGTACGAGGAATCGCGAAAGCGCTCGATGTAAGTGAAGGGACCGCTTATCGAGCAATCAAGGAAGCTGAGAATCAAGGTTCCGTTAGTACGATTGAACGTGTAGGAACCATTCGAATTGAGAAGAAGAAGAAAGATAATATCGAGCGGCTTACCTTTGCTGAGATCATTAACATTGTAGATGGTCAAGTGCTCGGCGGACGGGCCGGTCTCTATAAAACGTTGAGTAAATTCGTAATCGGAGCAATGAAGCTTGATGCCATGATGAGGTATACAGAAGCTGGGTCGTTACTTATTGTAGGGAATCGAACGAATGCGCATGAACTGGCTTTGAAGGAAGGCGCTGCCGTATTGATTACAGGTGGCTTTGATACGGATGAGCATGTGAAGAAGCTAGCTGACGAGAAAGAACTCCCAATCATTTCAACAAGCTACGATTCCTTTACAGTAGCGACGATGATTAATAGAGCCATTTATGACCAGTTAATCAAGAAAGAAATTGTCCTTGTTGATGATATCTATACTACGTTTGAACACTCGTATTACCTTCATACAGTGGATTCGGTTCGAGCCTGGCATGACCTTAATCAGAAGACCACCCATAGTCGTTATCCAGTGGTAGATGCTCATATGAAGGTTGTGGGGATGGTGACTTCCAAAGACATCATTGGCAAATCTCATGACATCACGATTGACAAAGTGATGACGAAACAGCCTATGACCGTGAAACAACAAACCTCTCTTGCGAATGCTGCTCATATGATGGTGTGGGAGGGTATTGAGTTAATGCCAGTAGTTGACCAACAACACAAACTAAAGGGGATTATCTCTAGGCAAGATGTACTTAAGGCACTTCAGCAGTTGCAACGTCAGCCTCAGGTAGGGGAGACGATTGAAGATTCGATAACGAGCCAGGTTGAGGAACTACATACAGAGCTTGGACCTATGTATGAAGTGACGATTACCCCTCAAATGACAAATGTATTAGGTACGCTGTCTTACGGGGTATTTACCTCTCTCGTTACAGAAGCGAGTAGCCGCATGCTTCATCAGCACAAAAAGGGAGACATTGTTGTAGAGAATCTCTCGGTCTACTTTATTAAGCCTGTACAGTTGGAGAGTGTCCTTTCTATACAGCCAAAGATACTAGAAGTGGGTCGAAAGTTTGCGAAGGTGGATGTTGAAGTGTTTCACGAGAAGAGTGTGGTGGGCAAAGCCCTCCTGATGGCTCAATTAATTGATCGTTAA
- a CDS encoding YtpI family protein has protein sequence MLLIILSITVYLYFKVIILRTDDPLYQVYSNSRARIALGVFMIAFGANQYVFYQTRLALAIALVFVALGVAQFVYGYRRAKFYRKQLRERT, from the coding sequence GTGTTACTAATCATTTTGTCCATTACCGTGTACTTATACTTTAAGGTTATCATTCTTCGTACGGATGACCCACTTTATCAAGTATATTCAAACTCACGAGCACGCATTGCACTCGGCGTATTTATGATTGCGTTCGGTGCTAATCAGTATGTCTTCTACCAGACAAGACTTGCCTTAGCAATCGCACTTGTCTTCGTTGCCTTAGGAGTCGCTCAATTCGTCTATGGATATCGACGCGCCAAATTCTACAGAAAACAATTAAGAGAACGTACATAA
- a CDS encoding DHH family phosphoesterase: MTKSMILEQIEKFDTIIIHRHVRPDPDALGSQAGLGKMIQASYPDKRVYLAGEEDPSLTFLVEMDEVADDVYEEALVVVCDTANRERISDERYHTGNYLVKIDHHPTVDEYGDLMWVDTNASSTSEMIYEMYEAASDKLTMTDEVARLLYAGIVGDTGRFLFPSTTKKTFQYAAELATYSFDRSALYNELYKMEHAVAHLKGYMLQNFTMSSSGLAHVKITTDILTKYDITPSQTSKLVGTLGDIDGIKSWVIFVEEEELIRVRLRSKGPVINDIAAKYNGGGHPMASGATIYKWEDVENVLADLEEVCRTHES, encoded by the coding sequence ATGACGAAGTCTATGATTTTAGAGCAGATTGAGAAATTTGATACGATTATAATCCATCGACATGTGCGTCCAGACCCAGATGCACTAGGCTCCCAAGCAGGTCTTGGTAAGATGATACAAGCAAGCTACCCTGACAAACGCGTCTATCTCGCTGGAGAAGAGGACCCTTCCTTAACATTCTTAGTTGAGATGGATGAAGTAGCCGATGACGTTTATGAAGAGGCGCTTGTCGTTGTATGTGATACAGCTAACCGAGAACGCATAAGCGATGAACGTTATCATACAGGGAACTATCTTGTGAAGATTGACCATCATCCTACGGTAGATGAATACGGGGATCTCATGTGGGTCGATACGAATGCAAGTTCCACTAGCGAGATGATTTATGAGATGTACGAAGCGGCGAGTGACAAGCTTACTATGACGGATGAGGTTGCCCGCTTGTTGTACGCTGGCATCGTAGGCGACACAGGCCGTTTTCTATTTCCAAGTACAACGAAGAAGACTTTCCAATATGCAGCTGAGTTAGCTACGTATTCGTTTGACCGCTCTGCATTGTATAACGAGTTGTATAAGATGGAACATGCTGTTGCTCACCTTAAAGGGTACATGCTACAGAATTTCACGATGTCTTCCTCTGGACTTGCTCATGTGAAGATTACCACTGATATCTTAACGAAATATGACATCACTCCTTCCCAAACGTCTAAATTGGTTGGGACTCTAGGCGACATTGATGGCATAAAGTCGTGGGTAATCTTCGTCGAAGAAGAAGAATTAATTCGTGTACGCTTACGTTCAAAGGGACCAGTCATTAACGACATTGCAGCCAAATACAACGGCGGAGGCCATCCGATGGCTTCAGGAGCGACGATATACAAATGGGAAGATGTTGAGAACGTTCTTGCCGATTTAGAAGAGGTATGTAGAACGCACGAATCCTAA